TGTCGTTGTCACCGACTCGGGCGGAATTCAGGAGGAGACGACGTATCTGAAGGTGCCCTGCCTGACCCTCCGCGACAACACGGAGCGGCCCGTCACCGTGGAGCTCGGCACAAATCAACTCGTGCCGTTGGATCCCGCCGTCGTGTACGACCAATTCATGTCGGTAAGCAAATCCCCGGCAATCGGCGAGATTCCTCCGCTGTGGGACGGCCGCGCTGCCGAGCGAATCGTGCAAGTATTCCGACAGGGGTTTGCTCAGTAGTCGAGCGACCATCAGAACACCACGAACAAGCCGCGAGGCGTGTCCCTGGCCGTAGGCCAACCCCTGCCACGCCACGAGCGTAATTCCCCACGGCGAGATCAAGCGGCGTCCACTTGCCGACGCTCTCGCAATTCGTTATCTCTACCTACGCGGCCCTGCAATACTGACGATCCCGACGTCGTATGGGCCAAAACCAGCGATGCCTATATCAGAATCAGAGAGGTGTGTGATGATCAAGGAACCGGAGGTGCGTAACTCGACGATTCCCGACCTCGAGGAGCTTCTTGCTCGGGACATTATGGAGCCCCGCGTACTGACCATCAGTGAGGATTGGCCCATTACCCATCTCGCCGAGTTCCTTACCGAGAATTCCATATCCGGAGGACCCGTGGTGTCGGAAGATGGCAAGTTGATAGGCGTGGTTTCACTCACGGACGTTGTCCGTCATGACAGTTTCCCGAGCCGAGAACCAGCCAAGACCGTCGGCCGCGGCTACTACCAGCACGCACTGGAGAAAGACTACACCGATCAAGACCTGTCGTCTTTCAGATTTGGAACCGATGATCAGACGCACGTGGGCGACATCATGACGCCCATGATCTTCAGTGTCGAAGAAGATGCCTCCGTAAAAGACGTCGCGGTGACGATGGTCACGGGTCGCATACATCGCGTCCTTGTTACACGCGATGGCGAGCTGGTCGGGATCATATCGGCACTCGACGTTCTGCGGCTGCTCGCGAAGTCAGACTGAAGCTGGCCGGACGTCGTTAGCGGCACGTCCGCACGTGTAGGACGTCAGTCTTGTTTGCCCCACTCCTCCGGATAGAGGACTACGCGCACCGTGTTCTGGCGACCCAGGAATTTGCCCGCCGCTGTTTTCACATCGTCAACCGTCACTGCGTCGTAGAACCGAATAACACCCTTCGGGATGTCGGACATCGGAAGATCGTTCTGCTCATAGAACTGCAGCCAGTTCATCCAGTAGCCATTCTGTTCCAATCCTACGCGATGTGCCGTCATCGTGGTTTCACGAGAGCGCTGCAAATACGTATCCGTCGTTCCGACCGTCACCAACGTGTCGATGACGGCGTGAACCTTGTCCGTCAGTTCATCGACGCGGCCAGGATTGCAACCAAAGTTGATCACGAAGCTGAATCGTTCGTCAGGGCGCCGTTGCAGGCTGCCGTTGACCGAGACGCCGTACGTCCCGCCGAGATCCTCCCGCAGCACTTCCCTGAGTCGCGTACTCAAAACATCTTTCACGACAGAAA
The sequence above is drawn from the Rhodothermales bacterium genome and encodes:
- a CDS encoding UDP-N-acetylglucosamine 2-epimerase (non-hydrolyzing), whose translation is VVVTDSGGIQEETTYLKVPCLTLRDNTERPVTVELGTNQLVPLDPAVVYDQFMSVSKSPAIGEIPPLWDGRAAERIVQVFRQGFAQ
- a CDS encoding CBS domain-containing protein, producing the protein MIKEPEVRNSTIPDLEELLARDIMEPRVLTISEDWPITHLAEFLTENSISGGPVVSEDGKLIGVVSLTDVVRHDSFPSREPAKTVGRGYYQHALEKDYTDQDLSSFRFGTDDQTHVGDIMTPMIFSVEEDASVKDVAVTMVTGRIHRVLVTRDGELVGIISALDVLRLLAKSD